From the Moorena sp. SIOASIH genome, the window ATTGTTAAAAAAAATGTTAAAATCTTACTGGTTTAAGCACTCTTATATAGTAAGAGTAACCAGTTTGATATTCAGGACCTGTTGTGTTGCTTTCCCAACTAACCATATGTACGCTGATCAGTTCTGATGCCCTAGCTCAATCCCTTTCTCAGGTTTTGGGTAGCGAGCAATATATTGTACACTCTACTAGCTCAGAATCTGAGTTTTTCGAGGTGGTTGAGCAACATAAACAGGATCTTGATTGTTTGGTATTGCAGGATACCGACACACTTCCCCAGGTGATCCAGTACTTGTACCTGCAAGGAACCACCTTACCTGCAGTATTTTTGCTGAAGGACTCCCCAGAAACCCCCCCTAGGGTTGACAGCAATCAACAGCTCGGCTCTAACCAGACGACCCATAAATTCACCGCCAGGTCCAGGGCTCATCTGTTCCATCCGGCAGAAGTCGAACTTAGTATTCACCAATTACCTGAGATTGGCAATTTCATCCAACAGGCCATGACCAAGTTTTTGTCCCTGGCTCCCGCCTGTAACTTACCCAGGTCATCTGGCCCGGTTTATCCTACCCTCACAGTAGCTAATTACAGTTTCTTGAGTAAGCAGCAGCATCGGTTAGCTGAAAAACTCAGGGAAAGACTCGGATACCTTGGTGTGTACTACAAGAGAAATCCTCGGCTTTTTTTTCGTAATCTATCTCTCAACGACAGGGATGAGCTGTTAGAACACTTAAGATCAGAGTATCGTCAAATTGTTTTACAGTACTTTGCACCGGGAGATACCCTAAACCAAGACATTGATCATTTTGTAGAACAAGTGTTTTTTGCGGATATTTCTATATCTAAGATTGTAGAAATTCATATGGAACTGATGGATGAATTTTCCAAACAGTTGCAGCTGGAAGGGCGTAGAGAGGATATACTGCTTGACTATCGCCTGACGTTAATCGACGTGATTGCTCACTTAGGTGAAATGTATCGCCGTTCCATCCCCAGAGAACTGTAAGATCAGCAGAATCGGAGCAACATTGAGTAGTAAGCTTGATGGGAGGCTCTCCTAAAAACCGTTTCCTTGAGTTCCTTGATCCCTTGTATTGACCTTTAACCCATCTTCTCCTAAACTTACGAGCCTATGAGTTCCTATAAAAAAACCTATGTTCTCAAGCTTTATGTAGCTGGGAACACCCCCAACTCCGTCAGGGCTTTGAGAACACTGAAAACTATTCTCGAACAGGAATTCCAAGGGGTTTACGCTCTCAAAGTAATTGATGTTCTTAAGAGCCCCCAACTAGCTGAGGAAGATAAAATTTTGGCAACACCAACCTTGGCAAAAGTTTTACCGCCTCCTGTGCGAAAAATCATTGGGGACCTCTCGGATCGGGAAAAAGTCTTGATCGGCTTAGATTTGCTCTATGAAGAACTCCGTGAAGGAGATTTGGATTTCTAATTAGATTATACCATTTTAGATTAATAGTCAAGATTTAGCAAGTCAGCAACACCATTAAACTTTCTTTTTTTTTTGATTAAGAACATTTACTTACGACCAATATGAATCAATTGAATCAAAATGAACAATATCAAAACTCAGTAACAACGGTCGGTGTCCAGAAAATACGGACAATGATCGAAGGCTTCGATGAGATCTCTCATGGCGGTTTACCATCTGGTAGAACCACCCTGGTCAGTGGAACGTCTGGCACGGGAAAAACTCTATTAGCCGTTCAATTTCTCTACAACGGCATTAGCAATTTTGATGAAGCTGGTGTGTTTGTTACATTTGAAGAATCACCCACAGATATCACCAAAAATGCATCGAGCTTTGGTTGGGAGCTAAATAAACTAGTTAATGAAGGGAAGCTATTTATTCTGGATGCTTCCCCGGATCCAGAAGGACAGGACATTGTCGGCAACTTCGACCTGTCTGCCCTGATCGAGCGTATTCAGTACGCCATTCACAAATACAAAGCCAAGCGAGTTTCCATTGACTCAATCACTGCCATCTTTCAGCAGTACGATGCTGCTTCGGTAGTACGTCGAGAAATTTTTCGCCTAGTGGCACGCCTGAAAAACATTGGCGTAACCACCATTATGACCACAGAGCGAGTTGAAGAGTATGGACCAGTAGCTAGATTCGGGGTGGAAGAGTTTGTCTCGGATAATGTGGTCATTGTCCGTAATGTCCTGGAAGGGGAACGCCGACGCCGCACTATAGAAATTCTCAAGCTGCGGGGTACCACCCATATGAAAGGAGAATACCCCTTTACGATTACGGATCAAGGGATCAACATCTTCCCCTTAGGAGCAATGCGACTGACTCAACGGTCTTCCATGGCCAGAGTGTCTTCCGGAATCAACACTCTTGATGTTATGTGTGGTGGTGGTTTCTTTAAGGATTCCATTATCCTGGCAACGGGTGCCACAGGTACTGGCAAAACCTTGTTAGTCAGCAAGTTTATCGAAAATGCTTGCATACAAGGTGATCGCGCCATTCTGTTTGCTTACGAAGAATCTCGGGCTCAGCTATCTCGTAATGCATCGTCTTGGGGCATTAATTTTGAGGAAATGGAACAAAAGGGTTTATTAAAAATTCTTTGTTCTTATCCAGAATCAGCGGGGTTAGAAGACCACTTACAACGGATTAAAACAGAAATTGCTGAATTTAAACCCTCTCGCATTGCCATCGACTCTCTTTCTGCTTTAGCACGGGGAGTGAGCAACAATGCCTTTCGGCAGTTTGTGATTGGTGTGACGGGCTATGCGAAGCAAGAAGAAATTACCGGCTTTTTTACCAATACCACAGATAAATTTATGGGAGCTCACTCCATTACCGATTCCCATATTTCCACAATTACTGACACAATTATAATGCTACAGTATGTGGAAATTCGTGGTGAAATGTCCCGTGCTATCAATGTGTTTAAGATGCGTGGCTCTTGGCATGATACAGGGATCCGAGAGTACACTATCAGTAAGGATGGACCAGAAATTAAGGATTCCTTCCGCAATTACGAACGAATTATCAGTGGTTCTCCCACTCGTATTCCCGTCGATGAAAAGAGCGAACTATCTCGGATTGTTAAAGGCGTTCGTGATAAGTCGATGGAATAATATCGAGTCCGGTTAATCACTTCGTATTCAGTAAAATCCTTAATTGTTAATTGTTAATTGATACTTTACTATTTACAATTTTTAAGTTTCAATTTTCAATTAACGAAAAACCTTCAATGATAAGTAGTCAAATGGATACGATATGACTCTATCTCCTTCTGTGGATGGCTTCAAGTCACTGTCAGCCGATTTAGTAACACTGATTGACCAGCTACCTAATCTGGAAAATCGTCAATGGATCAAACGGTCTCTAGCAGTGCTAGTGCGACTAACTGAGGAAGAAATTGACCGTCTGGACTGGAAAATAATAACCGCTTCTCTAGAAGATATGGACCGGGCATTTCAAGTTTTTTATCCCTATCGTCATGTCCGGAAAGTTACCATTTTCGGTTCCTCACGCCTTGCGCCAAATACTCCTGAATATCAGCTGGCAGCTGAATTTGCCCATCATTTAACCCAGCAGGGATTTATGGTAATGACTGGTGCTGGTGGTGGCATTATGGAGGCAGGAAACAAAGGTGCTGGCTCTAAGCATTCGTTTGGTCTGAATATTCAACTACCGTTTGAGAACGGAGCAAATTCGTTTATCGCAGGGGATCCCAAGCTGATTGAGTTCAAGTATTTTTTCACTCGCAAGCTATTTTTTATCAAGGAAACTGATGCGCTTACCTTATTTCCTGGTGGCTTTGGTACTCAGGATGAAGCCTTTGAGTCTTTAACCCTTTGTCAAACAGGACGATTAGAACCAACTCCTTTAGTACTGATTGATAAACCTGGTGGCACCTACTGGAAAGATTGGGATGCTTATATTCAAAAGCACCTCATGCAACGGGGTTTGATCAGGCCAGAGGATTCCAGTCTCTATACCATCACAGATAACTTAGATGTGGCTTACGAAACAATTAATCGGTTTTACCGGGTTTATCACTCTAGCCGCTATGTCAGAGATCAATTCGTCATTCGCCTCAAATCTGAGTTGTCAGATGCTGAGCTTGAACAACTAAATCAGGATTTTAGCGATATCTTGGTTCAGGGACGGATTGAGAAAAGTCAGGTTTTACCAGAAGAACTACCTGATGAAACTGCTGAACTCCCCCGTCTGGTTTTCCACTTCAATCGACGAGATATTAGCCGTCTCTACCAGCTACTCGCTACTATTAATCACATGGGTGTTTCTCCAGAAAGTGCAACTCATCCGGAACTGAAATAAGGCTTGGATGCTTGCATCCTTAAAATACACAGGAGGCTCGACCAATGCCAATACCGGTAAATGACCCAATCGAGTGCTGGTAATGGAATTAGAGTAATAACTGAGTTGACGATTTAAGGTACAACACGATACTATCAGTATGTTGTTAACTGTAGCTAGGTGACATTGCACCTCAAACCAACCAAAAGCTGCTGAGTATCTAGGCGTTAACGTCAGCACACTAGCCCGATGGGAAAATCAATCATCCCGACTTATGCAACGAGCCTTCAAGACCAAGTTAAAACTCAATAACAAACAAAAAACCTTGATGGCTCAACACGCTGGGTATTCTAGGTGGGTCTGGAACTGGGCTTTAAACCTGTGGAAGGAAGCCGCATTAGCTGGACTCAAACCTTCAGCCAATAAGTTGAAAAAGTTCTATACTCATCATGTGAAGCCTCAGTATACCTGGCAGTCCACATTAAGTTCTAGGGTTTACCAATTTGCTTTCCTGCACTTAGGAGAAGCATTTAGTCGATTTTTTCAAGGGATTGCTCAACACCCTAAGTTCAAGAAAAAAGGTAGAAATGATAGCTTCACCCTAGATAATTGTGGGAAGGTCATGGAGTTTTCAGGAACTCGATTAAAACTCCCCTTTATTGGATGGGTTAGTACCTATGAACCTCTACCCGAAATCCAGACTAAGCGAGTCACAATCAGTCGAGTAGCTAATTCTTGGTATATCTCTGTAGCCTACGAATTTGAGTCGGAATCTACCCCAAAGTCTAGAGAATATCTGGGTGTTGATGTGGGAGTTAAAGTTTTAGCTACCTGTTCGGATGGGACTGTATTTCATAATCCCAGAGCATACAAGCAAGCTCAAAATAAACTAGCCCGACTTCAAAGAGAACTATCTAGAAGACAGATAGGTTCTAACAACAGAAATAAGACTCAGCTGAAATTAGCGAAAGTTCATCCCATCGCTAACATCCGGAAAGATGCAATCCATAAATTAACCTCTTGGCTTTGCAAGAACCACGCAGTCATTGGGTTAGAAAATTTGAATGTTTCCGGTCTGTTGAAAAACCACAAATTAGCAGGTGCTATAGCCGATGCCGCTCTTTATGAAATTCGTCGCCAGGTCGAATATAAGTCGGAGTGGTACGGCTGCCAACTGGTTTTTGCGGATAGGTTCTATCCATCCACTAAAACCTGTTCAAGCTGTGGTCATGTTCAAGAAATGCCACTCAAAGAACGAGTTTTTAATTGTGAGGCTTGCGATTACACCGCTGATCGTGATCTGAACGCAAGCCTTAATTTAGAACGTTATGCCGAGGGCTTCTCGGTTTAAGCCTGTGGAATAGGAAGTGCCGACACCCTATGAAACCCAGATAATCTGGAGGAAGCAGGAAGGGAACTTTAACACGGTTTCTACCGAGTTATATCAGTTTCTCAGAGCAGCTACTGGATCTTAAAATTCCAGAAGGGGTGCAAGGGCTATCGCATCTAAGTCAACAGACTGCAATAATTTCACCCAATCCTTCATCAGCAGGTCATTGTTAGAATTTTGCTGACGTAGCTTAGCTAGAGCATTAAGGGTATCATACCAGATCCCTGATCTGGCATAGATAATCGCTTTCTGTTCTAATGTCGCTTGGTCTAACTGATTTTTCAGGGATGGGTTGAGTGACATCCGTTTTACCCAGCCTGTCACTACAGGAGACCCCAGTCGCTCACATTTAGCCACAAAGTACCAACGATACTGTTTACCAACCTCAAGGGAGGCGACTGTTGATGGAAGTTCGATGCCTACTACACTTGGTGAGGAGGATGAGGCCACAAATTTAGTCCAGTAGATTTCGTTATGGTTTTCATCTTGTAGCACAAACTCCAAAGGCAAGTCCGGTGTCAGGGCATATGGAACATAAAACCAGAAGGTGGGATGAGAAACAACGGTTAAGCCGAAAACCGATTCTGTTCGCATTTGACCCTCACTGGCCATGCTGGGAGTAGCAGGGACCAAGGCAGTCAAAGGTGGCTCGACTTTTGGACATCGAGGCCCACCACGGGTTGCCGCTGCTTTTCGTTTACCGGGTACGCCTCGTTCCGGTACATTTGGTGGCATCCAAGCTAGACTGATCGCTAATGGCTGTAGAGTTCTTGAAGTAATTCGCTCTTGGTCTAGGTGGTTTTGAGCCACTTCTGCTTTTGGGGAACGTTGATCTGAGTCCAACCGGGAATTACTAGGATTTGCTGTTGAAATTCCTGGCAAGGCAATACTGCTACTAAAGCTGACAATTGCTAATGTCAGTCCTAAGATTGGCGGTGCTAACGGTAGTTTTATCTTGCTCATGATTCATAAAGAGTAATTTTTAAGGAATGTTTCCTTGTGATTGGTCAGGTGATTGGTCAGTTGTTAGTTTTTATCCCTAGTTTTTTCGATTCCCGGTGCGCTTACAGTCGTCGAATTCAATTCGCCACGGGTCGCACCGCCTCTTTGCATGCCTCATGATCACTCAATTGAGTGTATAGCGCTACGGGCAATGGCATTGGCAAGAGGCAAAAGTTTACTACAAAAGCGCAGGTGCGCTTTCCGCATCTAATTATTAAATTCGCCACGGGTCGCACCTTTTTCAGGTTGTATCAATGTCAAACACCTTAATAGGTAGTGCTATATCTAATTTTTACTACTGACCAGTGATTATTTTCTATATCTAGTTTGGGGTCTTCAGTACCTTTTATGCGAAAGTTCCAGTTAAAAAACTCATAAAGCTTACTTTACAAGCGATCCAGCTTCGGAACAGGGGAGGCAGTGGGGCCAAAGGGGTTTCCCACGGGGGAAACAGCGGTGCGGACGCAGGTTTCCTTTGAATTACCGTAAGGAGAGGGGAGCCTTGTCTTGATCCCAATCGCGAGTGGGGGAAACCACTCGGGCAATAATCAAGACAGGAAAATTCTGCTATTCAACTCACAAAATTTTCTGAATACGGCCTTTTTCCACTATTCCCTGCTCCGAAGTCCCTGCTCCGAAGTCCCTGCTCCGAAGTCCGTACTCCGAAGTCCCTTTGCCAGACTGTTTATTTAGCATAACAAGTACCGAAGAACCTTAGTTTGATCTACAATCTAGTAATTGACGAATCCAGAATTTAAAAATGTTTCATTTTCAGGACTTACTTAGCTATTATAGCTTGTGAATTTCGACTATTTATTAGCAGAAAATTATGATTGTGTCAACTGCATTTTGATAGATATAGATAGTTAACAGTTCCGGTAATTCATCCCCAGCTCCAATCTATAATTTAGTTGGGGATAGGCATCCTAAATCAATTGTGATAATTTTTGATACCATATTACCTACGGTGCGCTTGACCTATTAAGAATTAAATTCGCCACGGGTCGCACCGCTCCCTAATCCCTACTCCCTACTCCCTACTCCCTGTTACCTTTGCTAGATAAATGAGTGAATACTATTAGGATCGTGAAGTTTGGTGGCGGACATGAAAATTTACCAAAAATCTTTTTTTTATCAAAAACTGTTTATCATCGTCTTGTTGCTCAGTGTGGGAGTAACATTACTCAGTAGCTGCTCCCCTAACAAAATGGAGAAGTGCAAGCTGATTGAGGTTGAACCCAGGGAAGTTGAGCTAGATATCAAGGACACTGATATTGAAGGATGGGAATTGGAGGTACTTTGTGGTGACCAACTTTGGGATATCCCATGGTCAGAGATTAATCGCTACTTTAAGATTGATCTGAAGAAGTATTACTCGAAGAATCCACAAGCAGCTCAAAGGCAGCTGCAACGACTGGAGCAACGACTAGTTTTCTATAAACAAGACAACAAGAGGGGAAATATCCTATACGGTTCTTTGGATGGTAATTCAGAGTTAGTTGGGGTGAAGGCGAAAAAAGATGATTAAGATTCAACCTGCACCAAGCCCAAGTCTCATCCCCAATACAATGTCTAATAGACCTCTTGCAAAAATAAATATGAAATCAAAATCTATCCCTTTTGCCTTTTGCCGTCTTGATGCAGTCGCTCATGGGGGAAACCACGGCAGTCGCTCATGGGGGAGACCCCCAAGACCGCGCTGCCTCCCCAAGACCGCGCTGCATCGCTTTTGCCTTTTGCCTTGTCTTCACCAAGGTTGATCAGACTTATGCAAGAGGTCTAATGTCTACTGACCCTTATGCTTGGCTAAAGCTATCCCTGGCCACGATTGAGAAAGCCAATTGGTATCGTTCAGTACAAACTCTACAAAGTATGCCTGGTGCTGTGGTGCAACTGGAAGGGCGAGAGGTGATTAACTTTGCTAGTAATGACTATCTGGGACTGGCGGGCTCTCCTCCTTTAATCGAAGCCGCAGTTACTGCTACTAAGGACTATGGTACTGGTAGCACTGGTTCGAGATTACTCACTGGACACCGGGAACTGCATAGACATTTGGAAAATGCGATCGCATCTCTCAAACAAACTGAAGATGCGATAGTCTATAGCTCTGGGTATTTAGCAAATATAGGTACGATTGCGGCTTTAGTAGGGAAACGGGATTTAATCCTAGGGGATCAATACAACCACTCCAGCCTAAAAAATGGGGCAATTTTGAGCGGTGCCCAGGTAATCGATTATGAGCACTGCAATATGGCTTCTTTGCAGGGTCAACTGGTTCAATACCGACAACAATACCGTCGCTGCTTAATTGTTACTGATAGTGTCTTTAGCATGGATGGTGATTTATGCCCCTTGCCTGAGCTATTAGGGTTGGCAAACCAATTTAATTGTATGCTCCTGGTGGATGAAGCCCATGCTACGGGAGTTTTGGGCGCTACAGGGGCTGGGTGTGTAGAACATTTTGGCTGTACTGGAGAAACGATTATTCAAGTTGGCACCCTCAGTAAAGCTTTGGGGAGTTTGGGAGGGTATGTGGCTGGTTCAGCAGTTTTAATTGATTTCCTCCGAAATCGTTCTCCTAGCTGGATTTACACCACTGCTTTATCTCCAGCAGATACAGCAGCAGCATTGGCAGCAATCCAAATTGTCCAACAAGAACCAGAACGGTGCGCTCAACTGAGGAATAATGTAGAGACTCTCAAACAGTTAATTACTAAGCAGCTGCCTAATCTCAAATGTTTGCCTTCTGAGTCGCCTATCCTGTGCATTTCCATAAACAGTGCTACTGAGGCTCTTGCTGTTGGCGAAACCTTGAAAGCGGCTGGTATCTTTGCCCCTGCTATTCGTCCTCCGACAGTGCCTACGAGTCGGATTCGGATCTCAGTTATGGCAACTCATACACTGGATCATTTCCAGCAGTTAGTTGCTGCTTTGGAGACCTGTGAGAGTTCAAAATAGGTAATAAAACACGAGTTGGATAATCCTCTCCACAACTCACCATCAAAGTAATAATCTGAGCATCCATCAATCGACTTTCACCAGGGAAAGCCCCAGTGCCGGAATTCACTGGATAAGCGGGAAAACAAGCCCCGCTTAAGCTCAAGCGCAACTGATTCCCTTTAGCAATACGCACACAAGTTGCCTGCAATCTAATACGCCACGGATTAGTATTGTCCCCAGGATTCACCCGCCCATATCCCTGAGTGATATTGTAAACCCTGCCATCGGGATGGACTTCCGACAACACTGCACAGATATCAAAACTGGGAGTATCAGCGGTGCAAAACACCTCTACCAGCACATCCCCTACCAAATGTAAATTTTCTGCTAAGGGTTCAGAGGTGTAGGTTAAAACATCTGTGCGACAATCTATGGCAGTGCGATCGCATGAACCGACTGGCATAGCTGCATGACCCCCCATTGCTGGAACTGGACGCCAAGGGTCATGAACTAATAGATCACAGGATACATCACAGGTATGCTGGATTTGGGATACTCCCTCTGTCTCCGATAGCTGTTGCATTTCTTGAGACTCTTCTGGAACTAATTTTCCAGAATCTTCCCTGACACTGGCTAAACCGGAAGTTACCAGATAATAAGATTTCTGATTGCCATCAGGCCAACTATCAAAATAACGCCACCGATTAGTTCCCATCTCAAATAGACAAACAGGCGGTTGCTCAACCACGTTGGTATCAATTCCCTTGAGGAACTGGTCAAACCAACGCACTTGCAAGCCATCAACGGGACTATTTGCCTGGGTACCATAATCCACTGCTCCCACTTTACGCCCCCAAGGCAGGTGCGCCCAAGGTCCAATGAGCAGATGCTGGGGCGAACAGCCATCAGATGCCATATCCTTATATAAATTAAGTGTCCCTCGCAAAAATGGGTCAAACCATCCGCCAATGTGTAACATTGGCATGTCTACATCCTGCATCATTCCCTTGGGAGATAGTTTTTCCCAGTATTCATCTGGGTGAGGATGGTCTAACCAGTCGTGATAAAAGGAGTCTGGTGCTAAGTCTTGGAGAATTTGAGGACAAGCAGGAATTGGGTCATACAGGGGTAAATTCCGAGATGCTGCATACAGCAGTTGATAGGCTTGCTCATCTTTCCGCAATCGTGCCGTTTCTGTTGCTAATTGTATCGCCCAACCCAGATTAGCTTGTAAACAAAACGCCCCTCCTTCATAGGCCCAATCGCTATATAAATCATAGCCAATCATCGCTGGACAGATAGTTTTCAGGGCCGTGGGATAGGTGGCAGCAGCATACAGTTGAGTCATCCCCTGATAGGAAAAGCCGTACATGCCCACATCCCCAGTGCTACCGGGTAAACTTGCTGCCCAGTTAACACTATCAAAGCCATCTTCGACTTCGTGGGCAAACAAATCAAACTTACCGTCTGAAGTGCCCCTCCCCCTGACATCTTGAATCACCACAATGTAACCCTGGGCAGCATACCAAGTGGGATGAGCATAGACTACCGTAGATGCGATCGCTCTT encodes:
- a CDS encoding circadian clock protein KaiA codes for the protein MLLSQLTICTLISSDALAQSLSQVLGSEQYIVHSTSSESEFFEVVEQHKQDLDCLVLQDTDTLPQVIQYLYLQGTTLPAVFLLKDSPETPPRVDSNQQLGSNQTTHKFTARSRAHLFHPAEVELSIHQLPEIGNFIQQAMTKFLSLAPACNLPRSSGPVYPTLTVANYSFLSKQQHRLAEKLRERLGYLGVYYKRNPRLFFRNLSLNDRDELLEHLRSEYRQIVLQYFAPGDTLNQDIDHFVEQVFFADISISKIVEIHMELMDEFSKQLQLEGRREDILLDYRLTLIDVIAHLGEMYRRSIPREL
- a CDS encoding LOG family protein; this translates as MTLSPSVDGFKSLSADLVTLIDQLPNLENRQWIKRSLAVLVRLTEEEIDRLDWKIITASLEDMDRAFQVFYPYRHVRKVTIFGSSRLAPNTPEYQLAAEFAHHLTQQGFMVMTGAGGGIMEAGNKGAGSKHSFGLNIQLPFENGANSFIAGDPKLIEFKYFFTRKLFFIKETDALTLFPGGFGTQDEAFESLTLCQTGRLEPTPLVLIDKPGGTYWKDWDAYIQKHLMQRGLIRPEDSSLYTITDNLDVAYETINRFYRVYHSSRYVRDQFVIRLKSELSDAELEQLNQDFSDILVQGRIEKSQVLPEELPDETAELPRLVFHFNRRDISRLYQLLATINHMGVSPESATHPELK
- the kaiC gene encoding circadian clock protein KaiC codes for the protein MNQLNQNEQYQNSVTTVGVQKIRTMIEGFDEISHGGLPSGRTTLVSGTSGTGKTLLAVQFLYNGISNFDEAGVFVTFEESPTDITKNASSFGWELNKLVNEGKLFILDASPDPEGQDIVGNFDLSALIERIQYAIHKYKAKRVSIDSITAIFQQYDAASVVRREIFRLVARLKNIGVTTIMTTERVEEYGPVARFGVEEFVSDNVVIVRNVLEGERRRRTIEILKLRGTTHMKGEYPFTITDQGINIFPLGAMRLTQRSSMARVSSGINTLDVMCGGGFFKDSIILATGATGTGKTLLVSKFIENACIQGDRAILFAYEESRAQLSRNASSWGINFEEMEQKGLLKILCSYPESAGLEDHLQRIKTEIAEFKPSRIAIDSLSALARGVSNNAFRQFVIGVTGYAKQEEITGFFTNTTDKFMGAHSITDSHISTITDTIIMLQYVEIRGEMSRAINVFKMRGSWHDTGIREYTISKDGPEIKDSFRNYERIISGSPTRIPVDEKSELSRIVKGVRDKSME
- the kaiB gene encoding circadian clock protein KaiB; this translates as MSSYKKTYVLKLYVAGNTPNSVRALRTLKTILEQEFQGVYALKVIDVLKSPQLAEEDKILATPTLAKVLPPPVRKIIGDLSDREKVLIGLDLLYEELREGDLDF
- a CDS encoding DUF928 domain-containing protein, translating into MSKIKLPLAPPILGLTLAIVSFSSSIALPGISTANPSNSRLDSDQRSPKAEVAQNHLDQERITSRTLQPLAISLAWMPPNVPERGVPGKRKAAATRGGPRCPKVEPPLTALVPATPSMASEGQMRTESVFGLTVVSHPTFWFYVPYALTPDLPLEFVLQDENHNEIYWTKFVASSSSPSVVGIELPSTVASLEVGKQYRWYFVAKCERLGSPVVTGWVKRMSLNPSLKNQLDQATLEQKAIIYARSGIWYDTLNALAKLRQQNSNNDLLMKDWVKLLQSVDLDAIALAPLLEF
- a CDS encoding RNA-guided endonuclease TnpB family protein; this encodes MQRAFKTKLKLNNKQKTLMAQHAGYSRWVWNWALNLWKEAALAGLKPSANKLKKFYTHHVKPQYTWQSTLSSRVYQFAFLHLGEAFSRFFQGIAQHPKFKKKGRNDSFTLDNCGKVMEFSGTRLKLPFIGWVSTYEPLPEIQTKRVTISRVANSWYISVAYEFESESTPKSREYLGVDVGVKVLATCSDGTVFHNPRAYKQAQNKLARLQRELSRRQIGSNNRNKTQLKLAKVHPIANIRKDAIHKLTSWLCKNHAVIGLENLNVSGLLKNHKLAGAIADAALYEIRRQVEYKSEWYGCQLVFADRFYPSTKTCSSCGHVQEMPLKERVFNCEACDYTADRDLNASLNLERYAEGFSV
- the bioF gene encoding 8-amino-7-oxononanoate synthase, whose protein sequence is MSTDPYAWLKLSLATIEKANWYRSVQTLQSMPGAVVQLEGREVINFASNDYLGLAGSPPLIEAAVTATKDYGTGSTGSRLLTGHRELHRHLENAIASLKQTEDAIVYSSGYLANIGTIAALVGKRDLILGDQYNHSSLKNGAILSGAQVIDYEHCNMASLQGQLVQYRQQYRRCLIVTDSVFSMDGDLCPLPELLGLANQFNCMLLVDEAHATGVLGATGAGCVEHFGCTGETIIQVGTLSKALGSLGGYVAGSAVLIDFLRNRSPSWIYTTALSPADTAAALAAIQIVQQEPERCAQLRNNVETLKQLITKQLPNLKCLPSESPILCISINSATEALAVGETLKAAGIFAPAIRPPTVPTSRIRISVMATHTLDHFQQLVAALETCESSK
- a CDS encoding CocE/NonD family hydrolase translates to MVTRDGVRLDADIYRPDSAGEFPVLLMRQPYGRAIASTVVYAHPTWYAAQGYIVVIQDVRGRGTSDGKFDLFAHEVEDGFDSVNWAASLPGSTGDVGMYGFSYQGMTQLYAAATYPTALKTICPAMIGYDLYSDWAYEGGAFCLQANLGWAIQLATETARLRKDEQAYQLLYAASRNLPLYDPIPACPQILQDLAPDSFYHDWLDHPHPDEYWEKLSPKGMMQDVDMPMLHIGGWFDPFLRGTLNLYKDMASDGCSPQHLLIGPWAHLPWGRKVGAVDYGTQANSPVDGLQVRWFDQFLKGIDTNVVEQPPVCLFEMGTNRWRYFDSWPDGNQKSYYLVTSGLASVREDSGKLVPEESQEMQQLSETEGVSQIQHTCDVSCDLLVHDPWRPVPAMGGHAAMPVGSCDRTAIDCRTDVLTYTSEPLAENLHLVGDVLVEVFCTADTPSFDICAVLSEVHPDGRVYNITQGYGRVNPGDNTNPWRIRLQATCVRIAKGNQLRLSLSGACFPAYPVNSGTGAFPGESRLMDAQIITLMVSCGEDYPTRVLLPILNSHRSPKQQLTAGNDPVYELP